Proteins found in one Thalassophryne amazonica chromosome 1, fThaAma1.1, whole genome shotgun sequence genomic segment:
- the eif2s3 gene encoding eukaryotic translation initiation factor 2 subunit 3, translated as MAGDESGTTLGQPHLAKQDLSSLDVATLTPLSPEIISRQATINIGTIGHVAHGKSTVVKAISGVHTVRFKNELERNITIKLGYANAKIYKLDDPSCPRPECYRSCGSSTPDEFPTDLPGTKGNFALVRHVSFVDCPGHDILMATMLNGAAVMDAALLLIAGNESCPQPQTSEHLAAIEIMKLKHILILQNKIDLVKESQAKEQYEQILAFVQGTVAEGAPIIPISAQLKYNIEVVCEYIVNKIPVPLRDFTSEPRLIVIRSFDVNKPGCEVDDLKGGVAGGSILKGVLKVGQELEVRPGIVSKDQEGKLMCKPIFSKIVSLFAEHNDLQYAAPGGLIGVGTKIDPTLCRADRMVGQVLGAVGALPEIFTELEISYFLLRRLLGVRTEGDKKAAKVQKLSKNEVLMVNIGSLSTGGRVSAVKADLAKIVLTNPVCTEVGEKIALSRRVEKHWRLIGWGQIRRGVTITPTVDDD; from the exons ATGGCGGGTGATGAGTCTGGAACGACGCTCGGTCAGCCTCATCTGGCCAAACAGGACCTCTCTTCTCTG GATGTGGCGACGCTGACGCCGCTATCCCCGGAGATCATCAGCAGACAGGCCACCATCAATATCG GGACTATCGGTCATGTggcacatggaaagtccacagtgGTGAAGGCCATTTCTGGTGTCCACACCGTTAGGTTCAAGAATGAGCTGGAGAGGAACATTACCATCAAGCTAGGCTATGCTAATGCTAAG ATCTATAAACTGGACGACCCCAGCTGTCCCAGACCCGAGTGCTACAGGTCGTGTGGCAGCAGCACGCCTGATGAGTTTCCCACAGACCTCCCCGGAACCAAAGGCAACTTCGCGCTGGTCAG acacGTGTCTTTTGTTGACTGTCCCGGTCACGACATTTTGATGGCGACCATGTTGAATGGTGCCGCTGTCATGGACGCAGCCCTCCTGCTGATCG CTGGGAACGAGTCATGTCCTCAGCCACAGACGTCGGAGCATCTGGCCGCCATTGAGATCATGAAGCTGAAACACATCCTGATTTTGCAAAACAAGATCGACCTGGTGAAGGAGAGCCAGGCCAAGGAGCAGTATGAGCAGATCCTTGCCTTCGTTCAGG GCACTGTGGCAGAGGGTGCACCCATCATCCCGATCTCTGCCCAGCTGAAGTACAACATCGAGGTGGTGTGTGAGTACATCGTCAACAAGATCCCAGTGCCGTTGAGAGACTTCACATCCGAGCCCAGACTCATCG TCATCAGATCATTTGACGTGAACAAACCCGGCTGTGAGGTGGACGACCTGAAAGGGGGCGTGGCCGGAGGAAGCATCCTAAAGGGGGTGCTCAAG GTGGGTCAGGAGCTGGAGGTGCGGCCTGGAATCGTGTCCAAAGACCAAGAAGGAAAGCTCATGTGCAAACCCATCTTCTCCAAGATCGTGTCTCTGTTCGCTGAGCACAACGACCTGCAGTACGCTGCCCCCGGAGGCCTCATTG GTGTTGGTACTAAGATCGACCCGACACTGTGCCGGGCGGATCGGATGGTTGGTCAGGTTCTCGGAGCCGTCGGAGCGCTGCCAGAGATCTTCACTGAGCTGGAAATCTCCTATTTCCTGCTGCGGAGGCTGCTGGGAGTCCGCACAGAGGGAGACAAGAAGGCTGCCAAG GTCCAGAAGCTGTCCAAGAATGAAGTGTTGATGGTGAACATCGGCTCGCTGTCGACGGGCGGCCGCGTCAGCGCCGTCAAAGCTGATCTGGCTAAGATCGTCCTCACCAACCCTGTGTGCACAGAAGTCGGTGAGAAGATCGCTCTGAGTCGCCGTGTAGAGAAACACTGGCG TTTGATTGGCTGGGGTCAGATCAGGAGGGGCGTGACCATCACACCCACTGTCGATGATGACTGA